One stretch of Cervus canadensis isolate Bull #8, Minnesota chromosome 5, ASM1932006v1, whole genome shotgun sequence DNA includes these proteins:
- the PROKR1 gene encoding prokineticin receptor 1, with amino-acid sequence MKEKLSFGRKGRPQPSNITPEEFPRVWLKASTSQMEITMGVMDENATNTSTNYFPLLDPLGAQAVSLPFNFSYGDYDMPLDEDEDVTNSRTFFAAKIVIGMALVGIMLVCGIGNFIFITALARYKKLRNLTNLLIANLAISDFLVAIVCCPFEMDYYVVRQLSWEHGHVLCASVNYLRTVSLYVSTNALLAIAIDRYLAIVHPLRPRMKYQTATGLIALVWVVSILIAIPSAYFTTETVLIIVKSQEKIFCGQIWPVDQQIYYKSYFLFIFGIEFVGPVVTMTLCYARISRELWFKAVPGFQTEQIRKRLRCRRKTVLVLMCILTAYVLCWAPFYGFTIVRDFFPTVFVKEKHYLTAFYVVECIAMSNSMINTVCFVTVKNNTIKYFKKIMLLHWKASYNDSKSSGDLDLKTTGVPATEEVDCIRLK; translated from the exons ATGAAGGAAAAGCTGAGTTTTGGCAGAAAGGGGAGACCTCAGCCTAGCAACATCACCCCAGAGGAATTCCCAAGAGTGTGGCTCAAGGCTTCAACCAGCCAGATGGAGATCACCATGGGGGTCATGGATGAGAATGCCACCAATACGTCAACCAACTATTTCCCTCTGCTTGACCCCCTTGGAGCCCAAGCTGTTTCTTTGCCCTTCAACTTCAGCTATGGTGACTATGATATGCCCTTGGATGAAGATGAGGATGTGACCAATTCCCGGACTTTCTTTGCCGCCAAGATTGTCATTGGCATGGCACTGGTGGGTATCATGCTGGTCTGTGGTATCGGCAACTTCATCTTCATCACTGCCCTGGCCCGCTACAAGAAGCTACGCAACCTCACCAACCTGCTGATCGCCAACCTGGCCATCTCTGATTTCCTGGTGGCCATTGTCTGCTGCCCCTTCGAGATGGACTACTACGTGGTACGCCAGCTCTCCTGGGAGCATGGCCACGTGCTGTGTGCCTCTGTCAACTACCTGCGCACGGTCTCTCTCTACGTCTCCACCAACGCCCTGCTGGCCATCGCCATCGACag ATATCTGGCCATTGTCCACCCGCTGAGACCCCGGATGAAGTATCAAACAGCCACCGGCTTGATTGCTTTGGTGTGGGTGGTGTCCATCCTCATTGCCATACCATCAGCCTACTTCACCACTGAAACGGTCCTCATCATTGTCAAGAGCCAGGAGAAGATTTTCTGTGGCCAGATCTGGCCAGTAGACCAGCAGATCTACTACAagtcctatttcctcttcatcttTGGCATCGAGTTCGTGGGCCCAGTGGTCACCATGACCCTATGCTATGCCAGGATCTCCCGAGAGCTCTGGTTCAAGGCCGTCCCTGGTTTCCAGACGGAGCAGATCCGGAAGCGACTGCGCTGTCGTCGGAAGACCGTCCTGGTGCTCATGTGCATCCTCACAGCGTACGTGCTGTGCTGGGCGCCCTTCTACGGCTTCACCATCGTGCGGGACTTCTTCCCCACAGTGTTTGTGAAGGAGAAACACTATCTCACGGCTTTCTACGTGGTCGAGTGCATTGCCATGAGCAACAGCATGATCAACACCGTGTGCTTCGTGACTGTCAAGAATAACACCATCAAGTACTTCAAGAAGATTATGCTGCTCCACTGGAAGGCTTCTTACAATGACAGTAAGTCCAGTGGGGACCTTGACCTCAAAACCACAGGGGTGCCTGCCACAGAAGAGGTGGACTGCATCAGGCTGAAATAA